The Deltaproteobacteria bacterium genome has a window encoding:
- a CDS encoding transposase codes for MRKLEIKDAEIIRFAVQEEILRSEESRYDHRLHGILLVCGGFSCSEVARLFGQSPRTVQYWVRRFEDSGFSGLQETPRSGRPSVLDGASLRALGRDLRRSPSELGYGQNLWDGKLLSHHLSRSYGVSLGVRQCQRLFHQLGFRRRKPRPLVAGADQEAQRTYKKTQPPPKKRGS; via the coding sequence ATGCGCAAGTTGGAAATCAAGGATGCGGAAATCATTCGCTTTGCAGTACAGGAGGAGATCTTGCGATCGGAGGAGTCGCGGTACGATCACCGACTTCACGGGATTCTTCTGGTATGTGGTGGATTCAGTTGTTCTGAGGTGGCCAGGCTTTTTGGCCAAAGCCCCCGGACCGTCCAGTACTGGGTGCGTCGTTTTGAAGACAGTGGGTTTTCGGGACTGCAGGAAACGCCTCGATCGGGACGTCCATCTGTATTGGATGGGGCTTCGCTCCGGGCCCTTGGCCGAGACCTTCGCCGGTCGCCTTCTGAACTGGGCTATGGTCAGAACCTTTGGGACGGAAAGCTTCTCAGTCATCACTTGTCTCGGTCCTATGGCGTCAGTCTTGGGGTGCGGCAATGCCAGAGATTGTTCCACCAGCTAGGGTTTCGCCGGCGAAAGCCGCGTCCGTTGGTTGCCGGGGCAGACCAGGAGGCGCAGCGAACATATAAAAAAACTCAGCCGCCTCCGAAGAAGAGAGGATCGTGA